One window from the genome of Bacillus kexueae encodes:
- a CDS encoding Ku protein produces MHTMWKGSIQFGLVNIPIKLFSATEDKDIKLRQLHKKCHTPIQYEKKCPHCDETISNEEIVKGFEYVKGKFVVLSDEELQELKDEHAEKTVEIKDFVDLTEIDPIYFHRSYFMGPGENGLKAYALLRSALEKSGKIGIAEITIRSKRQLAVVRVYENCLVMETIHYPDEVRSVKHVPSLPEEVDIQEKELNTAMMLIEQLTTTFNPENYHDDYREALQQKIDEKINRNEGKAIEERPRENVVDLMSALQASIERTKKQETSPKATEKKKAKTVRKKA; encoded by the coding sequence TGGGCTCGTCAACATTCCGATTAAATTGTTTTCTGCGACAGAAGATAAAGATATTAAGTTACGCCAGCTACATAAAAAATGCCATACCCCGATTCAATATGAAAAAAAATGCCCTCATTGTGATGAAACGATCTCAAACGAAGAGATTGTGAAAGGATTCGAGTATGTAAAAGGAAAATTTGTCGTGTTGTCCGATGAAGAACTTCAAGAATTAAAGGACGAACATGCAGAAAAAACAGTGGAAATTAAAGACTTCGTCGATTTAACGGAAATTGATCCGATTTACTTTCATCGCTCGTATTTCATGGGGCCTGGGGAAAATGGGTTAAAGGCGTATGCCTTACTTCGAAGTGCCTTAGAGAAGTCCGGTAAAATTGGTATTGCAGAAATCACCATTCGCTCGAAGCGACAACTTGCCGTCGTTCGCGTGTACGAGAACTGCCTCGTAATGGAAACCATTCATTATCCTGATGAAGTCAGAAGTGTCAAGCATGTGCCAAGTTTACCAGAAGAGGTTGACATTCAAGAAAAAGAGCTAAACACAGCGATGATGCTCATAGAACAACTCACAACGACGTTTAACCCAGAGAATTACCATGATGACTATCGTGAAGCCCTCCAGCAAAAAATTGATGAGAAAATCAATCGAAACGAAGGGAAGGCCATTGAAGAGCGTCCGAGAGAAAATGTCGTAGACTTAATGAGCGCCCTTCAAGCCAGTATTGAACGTACGAAAAAGCAAGAGACTTCACCGAAAGCAACTGAAAAGAAAAAAGCGAAAACCGTTCGCAAAAAAGCTTAA